The genomic window AATCCTGACCCGCATGGCCAGCCCCGATCACGTGGTCGGTCCCGAGCTGACGTGGGCGTGGCGCACCCTGGTCCAGTCCGGCGGAACGCTCTCGATCGGGCGGCTGGTCGAGGAAATCGGCTGGAGCAGACAGCATCTCGCGCGCCGGTTCAACAACGAATTCGGCTCGAGTCCGAAGCTGGCGGCCCGGATCATCCGCTTCGAGCGGGCCAGGCGGATGCTGGAACACACCCCCTCGTACGTGTCGATCGCCCAGGTCGCCGCCGCCTGCGGCTACTACGACCAAGCCCATCTGAACCGAGACTTCGCCGAACTCGCGGGCACCAGCCCGACGACCTGGCTGGCCGAGGAGATTCCATCCGTCCAAGACCCGGCGGGGCCCGCCGGGTGACGCTGGGGACATGACGAATCCAGCAACCACCGAAGCCACCACCCGCACCGCCGTCTGGCCGACCCTGGCCTTCCGCGACGGGCGGGCCATGGCCACATTCCTCGTCGAGGCGTTCGGCTTCCGGCAGACCGCGCTCTACGCCCGCGAGGACGACCCGTCGATCATCGAGCACGGCGAAATGCGTTGGCCGCTCGGCGGGGGCATCATGTTCGGCACCGCTTGCAAGGACGCGGGCCCATTCGGCGAACGCACACCGGGCCACGACTCGGTCTACGTGGTCTGCGACGACCCGGACGCCTTGTTCACCCGCGCCACCGCCGCAGGCGCCGAAGTGATCCGCGGCCTGCGCGACGAAGACTACGGCTCACGCGGCTTCGTCGTCCGCGACCCCGAGGGAAACCTCTGGAGCTTCGGCACCTATTGGGGTGAATAGCCCAGCGCACAACATATTTCGTGCTAGTGACGGCCTAGCGGCATCGATGCACCCGTTAGGCCGCTCACGCGCCAGCGTCGGATAGACACCTCCGGCCACGCGCTACCCGCGCCCCCGCCAAGCGCCACTCGCCCCCGGCCGAACGCCACCCGCACGCCCGACAACACGCCACCGCTCCCTGCCGCGCCACTTACACACCCAGCGCGCGCCATCCGCTCCGCCCACGCGCCACCGCACCCCAGTCACGCGCCTCGGTGGAGCCGTAGCGGTTGCGCAGCTCGGCGTCGAACTGCGCGGCGAACCGGTCGGCCGTCTCACCGGGCAGCGCCTCGCCGCAGGCCGGAACGCGGCGAAGCGTGCGCCGGTCGTTCGCCTCCGGCACACGACTCAGCCGCGCGCCACGCACACCCGACCGCGCCCCCACCCACCCACACGTCAGGTCACGCACCTACCCCACCCGCACGCCCAACCACTCCCCACCCGACCACGCGCCAATACCTCCCGACTACTGCGCGCCGACCTGCGGATCAGCTCGGACTCGGCGGCACGAGCACCATCGGCCATCTAGACGCACGAACGATCGTGCGCTTAAATTGGAGCATGGACATCTCCGAGCTAGACGCTCGTGCACTGCATGATCTGGTGCCAATCGTCGAGGCGCTGACCGATGCCGATCTGGGGGCGCCGACCCCCTGCATCGGGTGGCAAGTGCGGGACTTGCTGCAGCACATGAATTCCGAGCACGAGGCGGTATCCGAACTACTGCTTCCCGAGTCGGCCGTGCTCGACGCGGATCCCCGAAAAGCCTTCGGGCAGATAATCTCCCGCTGGATCACCGCTACCGGCGCTGCCCTCACCGATGGCCGGGCGATCAGTGTGCCGAAGTTCGGCACGGAATTTCCGGCCGAGTCCCTTCTGTCGATCCACTTCGCCGACATGCTGGTGCACCGCTGGGATATCGCGAAAGCCTTGGGCGTCGACCCCGACCTGCCTGAGGACTTGGTCGGCCTGGCGCTGCCCATCGCACTGTCGATACCCGACACCGGCCCACTGCGCGGCGTCAACGGCTATGCGCAGGCGGTCCCCATCCCCGACTCCGCTCCACCCACCGATCGACTCGTGGCGGCTCTCGGCCGCTCCCCCGACTGGCAACGCCCCTAACGGTCAACGGCCCCCGAGTCCGGACATGGCGATACCGCGAACGAACGCGCGCTGCGCTATCGCGTACACAAGGAGCAGCGGCAGCAGAATGACCATCGATGCGGCCATGAGAATCGGCCACTGAGTGTGATACTGCCCCTGGAGGCGTACTAATCCCAGTGTGGCGGTAGCGATCTCATTGCGCTGGATCATGACGAGCGGCCACAGGAAGTCGTTCCAGACGGTGATCCAGGTGAGCACGGCGAGCACCATCAGGGCGGGGCGGGTGTGCGGCAGCAGAACTCGCCAGTAGACCTGCCAGGTGGAGCAGCCGTCCAGGATGGCCGCCTCCTCCAATTCCATTGGCAGGGTGTAGAAGAACTGTCGCATCAGGTAGGTGCCGAAGGCGCTGCCGAACAGGCCGGGCACGATCATCGCCCACGGCGTATCCACCCAGCCGAGCGCCCGCATCAGCAGGAACTGCGGGATTACCGTCACGGTCAGCGGCACCATCAGCGTGCCGAGATAGGCGACGAACAGCACCTCACGCCCACGGAACCGCAAGCGCGCGAACGCATATCCGGCTAGCGAGCAGAAGAACACTTGACCGGCGGTGACGCACACCGCGTAGACCGCGGTGTTGACCAGCATCCGCCCGAGCGGTAGCAGATCGAACACCCTGCCGTAGTTGGACCACTGCGGACTCGCCGGAAGGAGCGTCTGCTCGGCAATCTCCCCGCTCCGCTTCAACGACCCGGACAGAGCCCACAGAATCGGCGCCAACGCACACCACGCGATGCCCATCAGCACCGCATAGATCCCCACGCCCCGCAGCACCCGCCGCACCATCGCCCGCTCCGCCCTGCCGGTATTCACAGGTCAACGGCCTCCCGCCGGGCAAACCACAACTGCACCATGGTGAGCACCAACAAAATCGCGAAGATCACCCACGCCAACGCCGACGCATACCCGACCTCGTAGAACCCGAAAGCGTGCTGGAACAACATGATTCCCAGCAGATAGGTGCCGGTCTCCGGTCCCCCGTTACTTCCGGTGAGCGCGTACACCTGATCGAACGCCTGCACCGAATTGATGATGGTGATCACGAACACGAACGACAGCGGCCCACGGATCAGCGGCAGCGTGATCGCCGAAAACCGCCGCAGCGCACCGGCTCCGTCGATCTTCGCCGCCTCGTACAGCGGCTCCGGCACCCCCTGCATCGCGGCCAGCAGGATGACCGTCGCGAACGGCACGCTCTTCCACACCGTCACCACACTCAGCGAGACCAACGCCAACTCCGGATCGGTCAACCACGGCACCGGTCCCACACCGACCCAGGCCAACCCGATATCGAGCACCCCGTCGTCGGTGAAGATGAACCGCCACACCACCGCCATCGCCACCGTGGAAGCAACCAGCGGCAAAAACGCCACCGTCCGAAAGATCCCGATACCGGCCAACTTCCGATTCAACGCCGCGGCGATCCCCAACCCGATCACCACCGTCGGCACCAACGTGAGCACAGTGAACACCGCACTGTTCCGCAAGGCGATGAGAAACAACGGATCCGCCCCCACCAACCGCCGATAGTTCTCCACCCCCACAAACCGCATCGGCCGAAACAGATCCCACGAATAGAAGCTCAGATACAACGAAAACCCCAACGGAAACAACAGAAACACCCCCACCGCCACCACATTGGGCGCCACAAACACCCACCCAGCGCGCTCCCGCTTCCGCGCCAGCTCCCCTTCGGCGAGCGGCACACCGTCGTGAGCCCTCCTCCGCAGCCATGTGCCACTCACGGGTCTCTTAGTAGAGCGTCTAGGTCCGCAGCGAATTGGCCGTTGAGGGAGGTGGCGGTGGCAGCGCCGCGTAGGACGCGGGTGGATCCGCGTTCGAGGAGGGCGGAGACTTTGCCCCAGGCTGGCGTGATCGGTAGGGGTCGGGAGTTGTCGGGACCTTCGGTGAAAACGTCGCGGTTTCGGATGTCATGGTGTGCCGCAGCGAAACCGGGTGAGCTCATCGCGGATTTCAGCACCGGCACGAACAGCCCCGACGCGGCGATGATGGCCTGCCCCACCGGCCCGGTGGCGAATTTGACGAACTCCCAAGCCTGTTCGACGCGCGGACTGCTGGCCGCGATGGACAGCCCGGTACTGCCGACAGCGGTGATCGCACCGGCCCCGCCGTGCGGCCCGACGGGCAACACGGTGACGTCGATGGAAAGGTCGTCCTGCCCGGCGAATTCGGAATACAGCCAATGCCCACCGAGCACCATCGCGGCCCGGCCGCCACGGAACAGATCAGGCGCCGAAATCGACAGCCGATCAGCTACTTTCGGCGCCACCCGATGCCGCACCGCGAGATCGGCGTAGAACTGGAACCCTTCGGCGAACCTTGGATCACCGAGATTGGCCCTGTTCGGCGCCACCGACGGCGTGAACCACTCCGCGCCGTTGTTCATGCCGAAGCAGGCGGCCGAGTAGTACGGCACCCAGGCGTCGGCGAAGCCCCACTGCCGGGTCCGCCCGGAACGGGTGAGCGTGCCTGCGACATCGAGGAATTCGTCGAACGACCAGGCGTCACCCCACCGAGTAGGTGGTGTCAGACCCGCCTCTGTGAACAGGTCCCGGTTGTAATAGAGAAACACCCCGGACCACTGTTCGGGTAGCGCGTACTGCCCACCGGCATAGGTGAAGGTGTCGTACAACGCCGGATAACTGTCCCGGCGCAAGGTTTCCGCGTACTCGGGTTCCCGATCGAGCAGGGTACGCAGATCCAGCAGCACGCCACGCTCGGCGAGCCCGGCATAGAGCAGCTCCCAGGCCATGATCACGTCCGGACACTTGCCGCCCGCACAGTAGGTGAGCAGCTGCTGCTGCGGATCCGGACCGGACATGATGGTGCGAATCCTGATGTCCGGGTGCCGCTTCTGGAATTCCTCGATGATCCGCAGCCGCACCCGCGCCTCCTCCGGCCTGGCCTGGAAGAAGAAGGTCAGCGCGTCGTCGGCGGCCGCGCACGCGGTCAGCACCGGGACAGCCAGCGCCGAGCCGAGCAGAGTGCGACGGCGAACCGGTGACACGAGCTCCTCCACGGTCGGCGGATGGATACGTGAACCTCGGCGTGGGGATGCCGGGGAGTACCGACCGACAAATGCCCGAGCCAGCATGGCAGCATACGGATGGCAACATCGCCGGGCGAGGGAACACGCCCACTCGTCCGCGCGAACTCCGGACGCCGTGAACAACGGCCGACCGGGCAGCCGGCGTCCCGCGGGCCACCCATACCCGCCGCGCATGACGGATCCAGCCGCACTCGTAGGAACACACAGTGCGAGTCCTGGTGGCACCCCCGATTCGTATCCCAATGTTCAGACTTCACTAAGTCCGGCTCACACGCGCTTCAGTTCAGCTACGTTGTCAACGTTTCAGCAAGTCCAGCTCGATATCACGGGAGAGTAGTTCGCATGGCGACCATCGAATACCTCCGGACAGATCCCGACCTACCTCCCGTGGGTGTCGTGGACCGTTCGCCTATCACCCCTGCTAAGAAGGGGATTTTCGCCGGAATCGCCATTGTCGGCGCGATCGCCTGGGCGGTCATCGCCATCGCCCGCGGCGAGTCGGTCAACGCGGTATGGATCGTGGTCGCGGCGGTGTGCACCTACGTGCTCGCCTACCAGTTCTATTCCAGGCTCATCGAACACAAGATCACCAAACCGCGTGACGACCAGGCAACACCTGCCGAAATCCTGGAAAATGGCAAGGACTACATGCCGATGGACCGGCGGGTGCTGTTCGGGCACCACTTCGCCGCCATCGCGGGCGCCGGGCCGCTCGTCGGACCCGTCCTCGCCGCCCAGATGGGATATCTGCCGGGCACGCTGTGGATCGTGTTCGGCGTCGTCTTCGCCGGCGCGGTGCAGGACTACCTGGTGCTGTGGGCCTCGACCCGCCGCCGCGGCCGCAGCCTCGGGCAGATGGCCCGCGACGAGCTCGGCGTGGTCGGCGGCGTCGCCGCCATCATCGCCGTGCTGGTGATCATGATGATCCTGCTCGCGGTGCTCGGCATCGTCGTGGTGAACGCGCTGGCCGCGACACCCGGCGCGGACGGCACGCTGCACGGCGGCAGCCCATGGGGTGTGTTCTCCATCGCGATGACCATCCCGATCGCCCTGTTCATGGGCGTGTACCTGCGCTTCTTCCGGCCCGGCAAGGTCGGCGAGGTTTCGCTCATCGGGTTCGCGCTGCTGATGCTCGCCATCATCTCCGGTAACTGGGTCGCCGGATCCGGTTGGGGCCAGGACTGGTTCACGTTGTCCGGCACCACCATCGCGTGGTTCCTGATCGCCTACGGTTTCATCGCCTCGGTGCTGCCGGTGTGGCTGCTGCTCGCACCGCGCGACTACCTGTCGACCTTCATGAAGATCGGTACCATCGTCCTGCTCGCCGTCGGCGTGCTGATCACCATGCCGGTGCTGAAGGCGCCCGCGGTCTCGGAGTTCGCGCACAGCGGTACCGGCCCATCCTTCGCGGGCAGCCTGTTCCCGTTCCTGTTCATCACCATCGCGTGCGGCGCTCTCTCCGGATTCCACGCGCTGGTCTCCTCGGGCACCACGCCGAAACTACTGGAGAAGCAGTCGCATGCCAGGATGATCGGCTACGGCGGCATGCTGATGGAATCGTTCGTCGCGGTCATGGCGATCATCACCGCCAGCATCATCGACCAGCACCTGTACTTCGCGATGAACGCCAGCGCCGGGCTCACCGGCGGTACCGCCGAGAAGGCAGCCAACTACACCAATAGCCTTGGTCTGGCCGGGGATCCGATCACCGCCGCCGATTTGAACCAGGCGGCCAAGGACGTCGGCGAGACCAGCATCGTGTCACGCACCGGCGGCGCGCCGACGCTGGCCGTCGGCATGTCCGAGGTGCTGCACCGATTCCTCGGCGGCACCGGCCTCAAGGCGTTCTGGTACCACTTCGCGATCATGTTCGAGGCGCTGTTCATCCTCACCACGATCGACGCGGGCACCCGTGTCGCACGGTTCATGCTGTCGGATTCGCTGGGCAACCTCGGCGGGCCCGCAAGCAAGTTCAAGGATCCGTCCTGGCGGCCGGGTGCGTGGCTGTGCTCGGCGATCGTGGTCGCCGCGTGGGGTTCGGTGCTGCTGATGGGTGTCACCGATCCGCTTGGCGGCATCTACAC from Nocardia iowensis includes these protein-coding regions:
- a CDS encoding carbon starvation CstA family protein; this encodes MATIEYLRTDPDLPPVGVVDRSPITPAKKGIFAGIAIVGAIAWAVIAIARGESVNAVWIVVAAVCTYVLAYQFYSRLIEHKITKPRDDQATPAEILENGKDYMPMDRRVLFGHHFAAIAGAGPLVGPVLAAQMGYLPGTLWIVFGVVFAGAVQDYLVLWASTRRRGRSLGQMARDELGVVGGVAAIIAVLVIMMILLAVLGIVVVNALAATPGADGTLHGGSPWGVFSIAMTIPIALFMGVYLRFFRPGKVGEVSLIGFALLMLAIISGNWVAGSGWGQDWFTLSGTTIAWFLIAYGFIASVLPVWLLLAPRDYLSTFMKIGTIVLLAVGVLITMPVLKAPAVSEFAHSGTGPSFAGSLFPFLFITIACGALSGFHALVSSGTTPKLLEKQSHARMIGYGGMLMESFVAVMAIITASIIDQHLYFAMNASAGLTGGTAEKAANYTNSLGLAGDPITAADLNQAAKDVGETSIVSRTGGAPTLAVGMSEVLHRFLGGTGLKAFWYHFAIMFEALFILTTIDAGTRVARFMLSDSLGNLGGPASKFKDPSWRPGAWLCSAIVVAAWGSVLLMGVTDPLGGIYTLYPLFGISNQLLAAIALTVVLTIVIKKGLIKWAWIPGIPLVWDLTVTMTASWQKIFSADPKLGYWKQHSIYSAALDAGKVVAPAKTAEDMEKVVRNTFIQGSLSIIFAVLVLIVAIVGVLVCVRAWRAGGGPSSETEDEPSKIFAPKAFFATPTEKEVQREWDALIESGKVRAPGAAHAKATH
- a CDS encoding VOC family protein codes for the protein MTNPATTEATTRTAVWPTLAFRDGRAMATFLVEAFGFRQTALYAREDDPSIIEHGEMRWPLGGGIMFGTACKDAGPFGERTPGHDSVYVVCDDPDALFTRATAAGAEVIRGLRDEDYGSRGFVVRDPEGNLWSFGTYWGE
- a CDS encoding TIGR03086 family metal-binding protein codes for the protein MDISELDARALHDLVPIVEALTDADLGAPTPCIGWQVRDLLQHMNSEHEAVSELLLPESAVLDADPRKAFGQIISRWITATGAALTDGRAISVPKFGTEFPAESLLSIHFADMLVHRWDIAKALGVDPDLPEDLVGLALPIALSIPDTGPLRGVNGYAQAVPIPDSAPPTDRLVAALGRSPDWQRP
- a CDS encoding carbohydrate ABC transporter permease is translated as MVRRVLRGVGIYAVLMGIAWCALAPILWALSGSLKRSGEIAEQTLLPASPQWSNYGRVFDLLPLGRMLVNTAVYAVCVTAGQVFFCSLAGYAFARLRFRGREVLFVAYLGTLMVPLTVTVIPQFLLMRALGWVDTPWAMIVPGLFGSAFGTYLMRQFFYTLPMELEEAAILDGCSTWQVYWRVLLPHTRPALMVLAVLTWITVWNDFLWPLVMIQRNEIATATLGLVRLQGQYHTQWPILMAASMVILLPLLLVYAIAQRAFVRGIAMSGLGGR
- a CDS encoding ABC transporter substrate-binding protein; the encoded protein is MSPVRRRTLLGSALAVPVLTACAAADDALTFFFQARPEEARVRLRIIEEFQKRHPDIRIRTIMSGPDPQQQLLTYCAGGKCPDVIMAWELLYAGLAERGVLLDLRTLLDREPEYAETLRRDSYPALYDTFTYAGGQYALPEQWSGVFLYYNRDLFTEAGLTPPTRWGDAWSFDEFLDVAGTLTRSGRTRQWGFADAWVPYYSAACFGMNNGAEWFTPSVAPNRANLGDPRFAEGFQFYADLAVRHRVAPKVADRLSISAPDLFRGGRAAMVLGGHWLYSEFAGQDDLSIDVTVLPVGPHGGAGAITAVGSTGLSIAASSPRVEQAWEFVKFATGPVGQAIIAASGLFVPVLKSAMSSPGFAAAHHDIRNRDVFTEGPDNSRPLPITPAWGKVSALLERGSTRVLRGAATATSLNGQFAADLDALLRDP
- a CDS encoding carbohydrate ABC transporter permease → MARKRERAGWVFVAPNVVAVGVFLLFPLGFSLYLSFYSWDLFRPMRFVGVENYRRLVGADPLFLIALRNSAVFTVLTLVPTVVIGLGIAAALNRKLAGIGIFRTVAFLPLVASTVAMAVVWRFIFTDDGVLDIGLAWVGVGPVPWLTDPELALVSLSVVTVWKSVPFATVILLAAMQGVPEPLYEAAKIDGAGALRRFSAITLPLIRGPLSFVFVITIINSVQAFDQVYALTGSNGGPETGTYLLGIMLFQHAFGFYEVGYASALAWVIFAILLVLTMVQLWFARREAVDL